Within Sinorhizobium sp. RAC02, the genomic segment TATCCATGGCTGCGGTCGCTTCTTCAATGCGGCACGCGACACGGTGAGCGACAAATTCGTCATGAGCTACAAGGCCGGCGAGCCGAAGCCCGATCTTTCCGGCGCCGCGCCCGCCACGGAAAAAGCCCCCGCTGAAAAAGTGGGCGAAACCTATGAAGCCACGGAAGGAACCGCGCAATGAGCGGTGCTAATCGTATTGCCGGTCAGGGCCGCCTGACGCCCGCCAAGACGGCGCGTTTCACCTTCGACGGAAAGACCTATCAGGCGCTGGAGGGTGATACCGTCGCCTCCGCGCTGCTCGCCAACGGCGTGCACCTCGTCGGTCGGTCGTTCAAGTATCACCGTCCGCGCGGCATTCTTTCGGCCGGTCCGGAAGAGCCGAATGCGCTGATTGACGTTTCCCGCGACGCCGCCCGCCGCCAGCCGAACGTGCGCGCGCCGGTGCAGGAAGTCTTCGACGGCATGAAGGTGGAATCGCAGAACCGCTGGCCCTCGCTGTCGTTCGATATCGGCGGCGTCAACAACCTGATGTCGCCGTTCTTCGCCGCCGGCTTCTACTACAAGACCTTCATGTGGCCGAAGGCCGCCTGGGAGAAGGTCTACGAGCCCTTTATCCGCAAGGCCGCCGGCCTCGGCGTCGCGCCGACCGAAGAAGATCCTGATCACTACGCCAACCGTTACGCCTATTGCGATGTTCTGGTCGCCGGCGGTGGTGTTGCTGGCCTTTCCGCAGCGCTTGCCGCCGCCGAAGCCGGTGCCCGCGTCATCCTCGTCGACGAGCAGCCGGAAGTCGGCGGTGCGCTGCACTACGACACCTCCGTCACCATTGACGGCAAGAGCGGTTACGAATGGGCGCAGGCGACGGCCGCCAAGCTG encodes:
- a CDS encoding sarcosine oxidase subunit delta; amino-acid sequence: MLLIYCPYCEEERSELEFRHGGDAHIARPTNMADITDEEFQEFFFLRDNPKGLIFERWRHIHGCGRFFNAARDTVSDKFVMSYKAGEPKPDLSGAAPATEKAPAEKVGETYEATEGTAQ